A DNA window from Branchiostoma lanceolatum isolate klBraLanc5 chromosome 17, klBraLanc5.hap2, whole genome shotgun sequence contains the following coding sequences:
- the LOC136423686 gene encoding ileal sodium/bile acid cotransporter-like, giving the protein MESFPKTATDEALGGGSTAFSLPPLLASRAWATNTTRNDTASPTDDDGGITSIVMDVVVTITVCLILVAMGCTLDVQAMLKYIKRPYGIAVGVMSQFVIMPLVAFLLCLAFQLEPARALSVLVVGTSPGGHMSNLMVYWLDGDMNLSICMTTVSTALAMGLMPLSLWVYSKPFTTATTVVPYEKIVIALVTIIIPVSVGIFLKYKSPKGARLFLKIGGIFGIVIILASAVLGGIAYQDMWSGPPAIFLIAFIFPTIGYSFGYVIAWLFRMDSICRKTVCIETGTQNIGIALSILKLTFAPELASKIILFPMLYASFQGLEAMILVVSYQIWKRKCKTTEEKEEEKEIGDDTKEVNLLDDDASTKEEDVYEFVTNL; this is encoded by the exons TGTTGGCGAGCAGGGCTTGGGCTACAAACACTACCCGGAACGACACTGCATCGCCTACCGACGACGATGGTGGGATCACCAGCATAGTAATGGACGTGGTGGTCACAATAACCGTCTGTCTGATCCTAGTCGCCATGGGCTGTACGCTGGACGTGCAGGCAATGCTGAAATACATCAAGAGGCCGTACGGGATCGCGGTGGGCGTCATGTCGCAGTTCGTCATCATGCCGCTAGTCGCGTTCTTGTTGTGCCTTGCCTTTCAG CTGGAGCCCGCCCGCGCCCTGTCCGTCCTGGTGGTCGGGACCAGTCCGGGCGGCCACATGTCCAACCTCATGGTGTACTGGCTGGACGGGGACATGAACCTCAG TATCTGCATGACAACAGTGTCCACCGCCCTGGCCATGGGCCTGATGCCGCTGTCTCTGTGGGTCTACAGCAAACCGTTCACCACGGCTACAACGGTCGTGCCATACGAGAAGATAGTCATCGCTCTTGTCACAATCATCATCCCCGTTAGTGTGGGCATATTTCTCAAGTACAAGTCACCGAAAGGAGCGAGGCTATTTTTGAAG ATTGGCGGCATATTTGGTATCGTCATCATCCTAGCCAGCGCGGTGCTTGGTGGGATAGCCTACCAGGACATGTGGTCCGGACCTCCCGCCATTTTCCTCATCGCCTTCATCTTCCCCACGATTGGCTACTCCTTCGGTTACGTCATCGCTTGGCTGTTCCGCATGGACAGCATCTGCCGCAAAACTGTCTGCATCGAAACGGGGACGCAGAATATCGGGATCGCTCTGTCGATTCTCAAGTTGACATTCGCACCGGAACTGGCCAGTAAGATTATCCTGTTCCCCATGCTATACGCCAGTTTTCAGGGTCTGGAGGCCATGATACTGGTCGTGTCCTACCAGATCTGGAAGAGGAAGTGTAAAACTACCGAAGAgaaggaagaagagaaagagaTTGGTGatgataccaaggaggttaacctacTTGATGATGATGCGAGTACTAAAGAGGAAGACGTCTACGAATTTGTTACTAATCTGTAA